The following is a genomic window from Rana temporaria chromosome 7, aRanTem1.1, whole genome shotgun sequence.
GAAGAGTCCTACCCTCTCCCATCATCAAACCGTGAGCTGGACACAGAGTTCGAATTGCCTCTTCTCGACATATCAGGTCGGACCATGCTttgaaaactggaaaaaaaaaaaaaaaaaaacaccttatcaGTATAATtgaaggcaaaagtttttttgtaagttctggatagagtggagagggattagaccctcctgtcagttttttcaagaagggggagagagcaagagggtgggactttgagtgaggcacaTGGTTGCAAAAGATTAAAGGAGTTGACATAATTGGAATTTATTGATTGCCATATAGTACAAACAAACATATAATGTAGATACACGTTAAAAGGATAAAAATAGTAATACAGTACATATGGTAATGTATTGGATTTTACATGATATAGTAGACAATAACTTTCCAGAGTTCACCAAAAGcaacatgactaagcactaatgtaGTGTGAAACATGTCGGCTGTCCCCTTCTGTGgctgtattttgttttgtatgcTGATTTTTAccgaataaagacaactttctgaagttcttctggagtgtggctgtccatcttTTCCCAATTTTCTACATTGGGGGTTAGTGGGAAgaacgtcccttacattggggggttagtgggaagaacgtcccttacattgggggtcagtgggaagaacgtcccttacattggggggttagtgggaagaacgtcccttacattgggggtcagtgggaagaacgtcccttacattggggggttagtgggaagaacgtcccttacattggggggttagtgggaagaacgtcccttacattggtggtcagtgggaagaacgtcccttacattgggggtcagtgggaagaacgtcccttacattggggggttagtgggaagaacgtcccttacattggggggttagtgggaagaacgtcccttacattggtggtcagtgggaagaacgtcccttacattgggggtcagtgggaagaacgtcccttacattgggggtcagtgggaagaatgttccttacattggtggtcagtgggaagaacgtcccttacattgggggtcagtgggaagaacgtcccttacattgggggtcagtgggaagaacgtcccttacattggggggttagtgggaagaacgtcccttacattggtggtcagtgggaagaacgtcccttacattgggggtcagtgggaagaacgtcccttacattgggggtcagtgggaagaatgttccttacattggtggtcagtgggaagaacgtcccttacattgggggtcagtgggaagaacgtcccttacattgggggtcagtgggaagaacgtcccttacattggagggtcagtgggaagaatgttccttacttggaaaaattcaataaaaaataaaaattcacatTGAAATGGTCAGAAAAGTACTTACAATAGAACAACAAAGTCTGTAATTCCCCAGAACAGATCTGTAATAAAGGAGAGTCTCCATGGTGATCTGCTCTGACCATCCAACACTTGTCCTGAAAAAAATAGTAAACGacaagaatataaaataaaatgatacaatACAAACTATGAGcattgacagggtcactttaaatctctatgtagcgctaccccctcaggagccgctggtttgttttgggatcggcatatttaaGTCacctctcagtgttgtctaggggtgtagttgatgagtagagtagtgagcgaatgtccagtcaataaaGGAAGGTTTTTAAAAGCTTTGtttccaggcccaacatcaacatgaggtagagcaaaaaggttgatgaagcgatagagaactttgcggtatcaggcctgggtATGAaaggagcaatcctgctctcaacagCACAGTAGTGGTAGTTACGGTTcgtcaccactccagccagagtgggtgaagtgcccccggacagacttctgccacaggcctggcagccgaagtgtcactttaggttgctgggaggaacaggcctctgccacagacctgactCTAGGGGCTCTGCCACAGGTCTAGTACTTGATGAGCTgaacggattgagcgaatcctcccagtagattaaactacctgtcaatgtcccggtcaccagatccccgatggttcgttcaagcccctcagataacctgcctccggggttctcctcaaaccgaccccccaccgaacggcatccaacctgggatctcctcaatagagccggggacccagcaagtcactgggacccctttcagcaacatggagctccgcgtagcatgcgaccccggcctggtaggccataacgccggggtccattggatgcgcgcaccctaaaggtgggtgctgcacctggaacccgcgaagtaccaacaaaaatggcgtctgccacagatatacccttccccagcatgccccgcgagggaaaactcctctaattggctgctggggaaaagtggctctgccagaaccacctctagcgccacctgttgcccaggggtggaatcagcacccctggagcgcagactgacctacaggacatttctggaatgacagcagcccacaatttagcaaattgtgaatgggagcaagattactctcccattccccactaactttagcgtagtgcccatactgaaagtaagggggcgctacatctaAAATATAACTGAATAAAAAGGatattatataaaagtaaaaatgtgAGACACAATGCCCCATGCATAGTGTTCTGTACACTGTAATGCCACATGCATAGTGTTCCGTACACTGTAATGCCCCACGCATAGTGTCCCGTACACTGCAATGCCCCATGCATAGTGTTCTGTACGCTGCAATGCCCCATGCATAGTGTTCTGTACGCTGCAATGCCCCATGCATAGTGTTCTGTACGCTGCAATGCCCCATGCATAGTGTTCTGTACGCTGCAATGCCCCATGCATAGTGTTCTGTACGCTGCAATGCCCCATGCATAGTGTTCTGTACGCTGCAATGCCCCATGCATAGTGTTCTGTACGCTGCAATGCCCCATGCATAGCGTTCTGTACACTGCAATGCCCCATGCATAGCGTTCTGTACACTGTAGTGCCCCATGCATAGCGTTCTGTACACTGCAATGCCCCATGCATAGTGTTCTGTACGCTGCAATGCCCCATGCATAGTGTTCTGTACGCTGCAATGCCCCATGCATAGTGTTCTGTACGCTGCAATGCCCCATGCATAGTGTTCTGTACGCTGCAATGCCCCATGCATAGTGTTCTGTACGCTGCAATGCCCCATGCATAGCGTTCTGTACACTGCAATGCCCCATGCATAGCGTTCTGTACACTGCAATGCCCCATGCATAGTGTTCTGTACGCTGCAATGCCCCATGCATAGTGTTCTGTACGCTGCAATGCCCCATGCATAGTGTTCTGTACGCTGCAATGCCCCATGCATAGTGTTCTGTACACTGCAATGCCCCATGCATAGCGTTCTGTACACTGCAATGCCCCATGCATAGCGTTCTGTACACTGTAGTGCCCCATGCATAGCGTTCTGTACACTGCAATGCCCCATGCATAGCGTTCTGTACACTGTAGTGCCCCATGCATAGCGTTCTGTACACTGCAATGCCCCATGCATAGCGTTCTGTACACTGCAATGCCCCATGCATAGCGTTCTGTACACTGTAGTGCCCCATGCATAGCGTTCTGTACACTGCAATGCCCCATGCATAGCGTTCTGTACACTGTAGTGTCCCATGCATAGCGTTCTGTACACTGCAATGCCCCATGCATAGCGTTCTGTACACTGCAATGCCCCATGCATAGCGTTCTGTACGCTGCAATGCCCCATGCATAGCGTTCTGTACACTGCAATGCCCCATGCATAGCGTTCTGTACACTGCAATGCCCCATGCATAGCGTTCTGTACGCTGCAATGCACAGCCCCGGAGAGAGTCGGCAACATGCAAAATCTGGAATATTGCTGCACTCCTTGGTATCTTTACTGAACCATTAAAATCACATCAGAGGTAAGACGGGAACATAAAAGGGAACATGTTTTGTGCTGAAGTCAGCGCTTCCTTACACCTCATATACACAAACATTGCATGGAAatgatatttataatatatattttattatatcttttcatatgacaaccctgaagaagtgacacttttttacaatgtaaagtagagagtgtacagcttgtataacagtgtaaatgttctgtctcattaatgtctaaaccactggcaacaaaagtgagtacacctcctaagtgaaaatgtccaaattgggcccaaagtgtcaatattttatgtggccaccattatttcccagcactgcctttaccctctttggcatggagttcactaaggatgagctccagcgtgttcgcatggtacacgtgcagagcccgccaggaagtgtgcacggcgctgcgcgaataacagccagggagacatttcacgatccctgcagccgagcatcgggacaatgtctccctgcctgtgattatcaCTGcgctgtgcacacttcctggtgaacacgctggagctcatccttagagttcaccagagcttcacaggttgccactggagtcctcctcccctcctccatgatgacatcacagtgctGGTGGACGTTAGAgatcttgtgctcctccaccttccatttgaggataccccacagatactcaatagggtttaggtctggagacattcttggccagtccatcacttttaGCAAGGCAGTATCATATATGGCCCCCAGATCTGTACAGGCCATGTGATGGGGGAAGGGGGTCTAAAAGCACACACAGTTATTACAGCATAAATCTGACCACACACAatacaatctgactgtacaacTAAGGGTCACCGTACACATTACAATCTGGTTGAACAATCGGCTTTAGATTTGCCCACACTATGTAATATGAGGACATGTCTGAACTATCCAATCATGCGTGTACTCAGACTATATAAATATTGGTAGATCTAtagaagattgtacaatcagactgGAACT
Proteins encoded in this region:
- the SELENOK gene encoding selenoprotein K is translated as MVYIANGQVLDGQSRSPWRLSFITDLFWGITDFVVLFFQSMVRPDMSRRGNSNSVSSSRFDDGRGPPGNPRRRMGRINHGSGPSPPPMAGGGUGR